In Spirochaetota bacterium, a single genomic region encodes these proteins:
- a CDS encoding FAD-dependent oxidoreductase: protein MFDASYDVVICGGGVAGAAAALASARRGRKTALIEKTVLSGGLATTGLIYIYLPLCDGNGTQVLFGIAEELLLASLKYGPGEVPDWRKGKNAEEAKRYRVIFSPASFTLAIDELLIDAGVDVWYDTLICASVVEGGRLAAVEVENKSGRGRMHAHCFVDATGDADVAHFAGLHCPTAENAMAIWVLEYAKGAQWRLEKSIESVSLHAGGGSIDKKEYPAGIDGATVTRFILDGRKKYLARLKEGYASGKHTRTSLFPLMLPSMAQFRTTRHIPAQYKLRDSEDWKHFDDSIGMTADWRKPGYVWEIPYRSMLPVGLKNLVAAGRCTAAEKDAWEVTRVIPSAALTGEAAGTAAAICAENGTSPDELPVAQIQEAMRRAGNKIHLEDVGLAPRK from the coding sequence ATGTTCGATGCATCGTATGACGTAGTTATCTGCGGCGGCGGCGTTGCCGGTGCAGCAGCGGCATTGGCTTCAGCGCGGCGCGGCAGAAAGACCGCGCTCATCGAAAAGACGGTATTGAGCGGCGGACTCGCAACAACGGGGCTTATCTACATCTATCTCCCCCTGTGCGACGGCAACGGAACGCAGGTGCTGTTCGGCATTGCGGAGGAATTGCTCCTCGCCAGTCTCAAGTACGGTCCGGGTGAAGTACCCGACTGGCGAAAAGGGAAGAATGCCGAGGAGGCGAAACGCTATCGCGTGATCTTTTCCCCGGCATCGTTCACGCTCGCTATTGATGAACTCCTCATCGATGCAGGTGTGGATGTCTGGTATGATACGCTCATCTGTGCGTCGGTCGTTGAAGGCGGAAGGCTCGCCGCGGTCGAAGTGGAGAACAAAAGCGGGCGCGGGCGCATGCACGCACATTGCTTCGTCGACGCCACCGGTGATGCCGATGTCGCCCATTTCGCAGGGCTTCATTGCCCGACAGCCGAAAACGCCATGGCGATATGGGTGCTCGAATACGCAAAGGGCGCACAGTGGCGATTAGAGAAATCGATAGAATCGGTGTCGCTCCATGCCGGCGGGGGCAGTATCGATAAAAAAGAATATCCGGCCGGCATTGACGGCGCAACGGTCACGCGCTTCATACTCGATGGAAGAAAAAAATATCTTGCCCGCCTGAAGGAAGGATACGCCTCCGGCAAGCACACGCGCACATCGCTTTTCCCGCTCATGCTCCCCTCCATGGCGCAATTCAGGACAACGCGCCATATTCCCGCGCAGTACAAACTCCGCGACAGCGAAGATTGGAAACACTTCGATGACTCCATCGGCATGACTGCAGACTGGCGGAAACCCGGATATGTCTGGGAGATACCCTATCGCAGCATGCTCCCCGTGGGACTGAAGAACCTTGTTGCCGCAGGGCGCTGCACCGCCGCCGAAAAGGATGCCTGGGAGGTGACGCGCGTCATCCCGTCTGCGGCGCTTACCGGCGAGGCGGCCGGCACCGCTGCGGCTATCTGTGCGGAGAACGGAACATCGCCCGACGAATTGCCGGTAGCACAGATACAGGAAGCGATGCGCCGTGCGGGGAATAAGATACATCTCGAGGATGTGGGGCTTGCTCCCAGGAAATGA